In Anthocerotibacter panamensis C109, the sequence CTGGTGATTACCCCGCCTGAGTATCGGCTCCGGTTACTTCAAGCGCCTACACCCATTGCTCGGGGGACTTTGGTAATCTTTGAGATCTCTTTTGGTGCTTTCACCTTGCCTTGGCTGTCGCGGATCAGTGAATTCGAGCCCCCTCAGTCCTTCACCGATATCCAGGAGTGGGGACCTTTTGCCCAGTACCGCCATACCCACCACTTCATCGCTACTACAGACATGCAGACCCTCCTGCGCGACACGGTGGTCTACACCCCGCCCCTCGGCTGGTGGGGACTCCCTACTGAGCCTTTCCTCATCCGCCCTTTCCTGGAAACCCTCTTTACTTTTCGCCACCAAA encodes:
- a CDS encoding SRPBCC family protein, with the translated sequence MALTLPTFSFERESLIAAPVEQVFAFHTDPQNLLVITPPEYRLRLLQAPTPIARGTLVIFEISFGAFTLPWLSRISEFEPPQSFTDIQEWGPFAQYRHTHHFIATTDMQTLLRDTVVYTPPLGWWGLPTEPFLIRPFLETLFTFRHQKTQELLLDRR